The Salmo salar chromosome ssa06, Ssal_v3.1, whole genome shotgun sequence sequence AAAGCTTAAGTTAGCGTTTTTATATTAAACTTCAATAACATGTCAGTGGTCAGTTTCTAATATCCAtcattcattttgttattttgcgCAATGTAAATACATGAATTGTAGGCCTACCAGATGCAACAAATGTACAGTTTGATTGATAAAGATTATTTTGTTGCATAAAACGAATTATTTCAGTGtgatcaagcatatttccaataGGTTCATTCTAAAGTTGCAGCTGCTTTTGCCAAAATAGCCAAATATTTCATTTATAGTTATTTAGGATATAAAATGAAATTTAGCCAATTAACGTTAAATAATGAAAGAGTAAGAACCGTTATTTTGGCTTTTATGAAATATTAAGTTTGAATTTCCATATTAAACCCTTCAATAAGATGTCATATGGCTATGTTAATAATAATATCCATCATTAGGCCTAATTAACTTTGTTTCTTTTTGTAGTCTACAATTTAATGACTGTACTGTAACACAATGCATTTAAATCAATTGCACCAGATGAAACAGATGTCAACAATTTTACAAATGTTTTTGATAAAGATAATTATtaccattattttatttttttcgttGCATAAAACGAAGTCTTTCAGAGTAGCCTAACCGAGCATATATTTCCAATAACTTAATTCAAAAGATAAAGCTTCTTTTGCCAAAATAGACAAATATTTCATTAATAGTTCATTGGCTATTTGAAATTGTATAGGCCTAGATTATGACGCAAATGTCGTTCTATCCTACATAATGTTAAATAATTAAaggtggactatatatatttcaTTGTAGAGTTCTATAATAGATCTTACATTGGTAAATGAAATTGCAAAATTCAAATCCACCTTCAAAGACCTGCATTCAATTGGAAAAATTGTATTCAAAGTGACGTGTTTCACATTTATTtcttctttaacctttatttaactaggcaagtcagttaagaacaaattgttatttacaatgacggcctgtaTGTATCTGTGATATGCCTACTCTGGGGTTGGAAGTTGGATATGATCCCCAATTATAAGGTTGATTGGACTTCGAATGATGATCGGAAGAAGAaaatgtcagagacagacaggtcaggcgAGGACATGGGTACCCACCTATCTGCAAATAATACAGGACATTCCTGCGTATCATTTTTAATGTCTTGAAATTAATCACTTAAAATGGGCGGAACGGTCTGAATACCCCGATAAAAAAGGAAGCCATCATTTTGTCGTAGATAAGAAACTGTGCCAAATAGTAGGCCGGAATTGGCTGAAATTATCACATTTTCCAAATTCATACAAATGTTTAGTGATTGCATCACTTTCTATTTTTTCATTTGTGTAGCCTTATACACTGCAATGAAGGAAATGTAATCTACGGAAGATTTTTGCCATAACCTTGCTTTTAGTCTTGCATCAGTTGGATAAATTAAAACTGTTTTAGATAATGATCATGCGAATTTTGAAACGTTGGTAACCGAGATAAAACTATATAGGCCTATTTACATATGCTTCCAGGTTTTAGGATCTAACCTACAGACTTGATTCTGTAACAACTAATAAATTAACATTTACTGTTTAACAGATAAATGATTATAATTTGTCAAGTTCGAGAGCTGTAGCGCTCACTTGGCCAATACTAATCTTTACCAGAGCCAATCATATGCGCCGCCTCCAGTGGGCGGAGTGCACTCATAAATATAAGTTGCAGACAAAGTGTCTCCCTACACAATACATTGATTTGTTTTATCTTGTTGCAAAACCGGAGATCAAACACTGACAACATGGTTGACTGGACAGACGCTGAGAAGAGCACCATCAGTGCTGTCTGGGGCAAAGTAGATATCAATGAGGTCGGACCACTGGCTCTGGCAAGGTAGGTCATGGCTTCAGCCTCATTCAAATATATTATCTAAAATAGTTTATAGTGGAGATGATCATGAGTAATTATAACACTATTATACTTGTCCTGTTATCTTATTACTATTAATATTGAGTTGATATTGTTAAGTTTGAATGGAGCATGTTAGAGTATTAACTAGGCatataattgaaatacatttgaaaataatcCACATATTTCGGTGTTCTTGCAATAACAGAGTCCTGATCGTCTACCCCTGGACTCAGCGTTATTTCGGCTCTTTCGGAGATGTGTCCACTCCCGCAGCAATCATGGGCAACCCCAAAGTTGCTGCTCACGGCAAGGTCGTGTGTGGAGCTCTGGACAAAGCTGTGAAGAACATGGGCAACATCTTGGCCACATACAAGTCACTGAGCGAGACCCACGCCAACAAACTCTTCGTCGACCCTGACAATTTCAGGGTATGCCTTCTGTCTTGAGAAATAGGCTTATATTTTAGGCTTTCCTGATGTAAGCCTACACATATAACAATCAGAGCAACACGTCTAATTACAAAGGTTAAACAAAACCGTCAGTCTAATTTAACATCTTCCTTCTTTGTCTTTTGTCCACAGGTGTTGGCTGACGTCCTCACAATTGTCATTGCCGCCAAGTTCGGAGCCTCTTTCACTCCTGAAATCCAAGCAACCTGGCAGAAGTTCATGAAAGTGGTTGTCGCAGCTATGGGCAGTCGGTACTTCTAAATGCCCTCCAGACAAGTGATTATGTTCTGACATCCCTGCCTGAGTGAAAATAAAGACATCGACACAAaccattgtatttgtatttatacaatttttttttttttaaatagatacTGTCCCTGGACAGTTCCACCACAAAATTGTTAACATCAATATTTTAGGCTATACCCTATTTGGAAGTGGAGTTTCCCAGAGTCTTCGTAGCCTTAAGATCATTACTAGAATCTACTTGTCTTTAGTAGCCGAGTCGTTTCCCAGAGGCCTCATTGGTAACGTGGCTCTTAAAAACGCTCTTAAAAACCTTTGCACATCTACGAGTGATCCAGACCCCTAATAGAGCAGCCAACGTGCATGGTTAGATGCTTTTTTTGCCCATCCGCGTCCTTTCATTTACAGAAGATCTCTGCTAAACCTAGAATCAAGATGTTAAGTCTGTCTGTGACTGCAGATAACATCAGCACGAAGCCGACAACAAAAACAAAGTTGCCGATGTATCTGCAATTGTTATAAACATGTAAAGGATAAAATTATtcttcaaatgaaaaccgagatgactgTATTAAAACAGGCTTTATATGCCCATGTATGTAggctatttcaatcatattgaacTCAATttaatgttcaatcaattgagttaTATTTTGCCACTAGAACTTTTTGCCTCAATGTTTTCATGATGTGTGACATGTGCGCAATGATGTGCTCAATTTGTGATTTAGTCCATTATTATTGCGTAAAGCATAATAAGTCGCCTCAATAGGCTATTTGCAGACATAGTCAAAGTGATTGCCTACACAACCTAGGTTTACCTGTAGTCAAGTCTGACTTGGTCAAATAAGCAGTCAAATTGTATTCATTGAAAATCATGAACGAGCTCTTGATCATTGTCGATTGATAATTAATAAACCAGATGTTTGCTAAAGCAACAATGGTAATAACATCGTTGTTGGTTTTATAGGCCGCTACAACACAGGCCTATTGGAATACCAACAAGCTCCTGAGATCTGCATAGCAAACGTAGCCTTCTCTCACTGATAATGAATTTATTCAAAtctgaaatgtaaaatgttacattgtgttgttatctTACATCTTGAAGACATCTTACATCCTATTCTCATGTTAAACATGGTTGTTTGAGTCCTGATTCTTTCAAATATTTAATACAATTATACGAAGATATGTGTGCAAACTATAGGCTATGATCTGAGTCTATCCCAAGATAGCAAATAAGGTTGGTATGCTGCAGTCAACTGGGGGGAAAGTTCCCAAGATGGCCCCATTTCACAATAGTTCCATAAATGGCCTTGTGTGGTTATCTGGCCAGTTACAGCAGGGACATCAATCACGTGATCCTGCGTGTAGGCCATATGACAATACAGAGTCATGTCTCCCCACAGCATACaattcattcggaaagtattcagaccccttgactttttccacattgtgacaTTAGAATTAttctattctaaaatggattaaattgtttttcctccaatctacacacattaccccataatgacaaagtgaaaacgttttttggaaatgtttgcaaatgtataaaaactaaaaactgaaataccttatttacataagaattcagaccctttgctatgatactcgaaattgagctcaggtgcgtcctgtttgcattgatcatccattacctgtggtacattcaattgataggacatgatttatgatctatataaggtcccacagttgacagtgcatgtcagagcaaaaaccaagccacaagGTCGAATTGTCCGtcgagcttcgagacaggattgtgtcgaggcacagatcttgggaaggttaccaaaacatttctgcagcattgaaggtccccaagaacaaagcggcctccatcattcttaaatggaagaagtttggaaccaccaagactcttcctagagctggccacccggccaaactgagcaatcgggggagaagggccttggtcggagagttgaccaagaacccgatggtcactttgacagagctccagagttcctctggggagatgggagaaccttccagaaggacaaccacctctgcagcactccaccaatcaggcctttatggtagagtggccagacgaaagccactcctcagtaaaaggaacattacagcccacttggagttgcaAAAGTcacataaaggactctcagaccatgagaaacaatattatgtgatctgatgaaaccaagattgaattctttggcctgaatgccaagcgtcacgtcggaaggaaacctggcaccatccctatggtgaagcatggtggtggcagcatcatgctgtggggatgtttttcagcagccggatctgggagactagtcaggattgagggaaagatgaaaggagcaaagtacagagagattattgatgaaaacctgctccagagagctcaggacctcagactggggctaaggttcaccttccaacaggaaaacgaccctaagcacacagccaagacacagcccaagtggcgcagcggtcttcaagaggcgtcactacagacacccttgttcgaatccaggctgtatcacaaccggccgtgattgggagtcccataggccggcacacaattggcccagcgtcgtccgggtttggccggtgtaagccgtcattgtaaataagaatttgttcttaactgacttgcatagttaaacaaaggttaaataaaaataataaaaatgcaggagtggcttcgggacaagtctctgaatgtccttgagcggcccagacagagcccggacttgaacccggtcgaacatctctggagagacctgaaaatagctgtgcagcaatgctccccatcgaACCTgaaaagagcttgagaggatctgcagagaagaattggagaaactccccaaatacaggtgtgccaagcttgtagcgacattcccaagatgactcaaggctgtaatcgctgccaaaggtgcttcaacaaagtactgagtaaagggtctgaacacttatgtaaatgtgatatttccgggggggggggggggttgttgttcTGTTTTCATTAAAGTTGTATTTATTGTTTCCTTTTTTccacaaataaacaaataaaacaaaaataaaacattgtACAGCATAAAAACATTGAGCTTGACATCATAACATATCTTCCAATATAGCACATATACACAGTCAAATAGTATTTCACAGGTTACAATATAGAACTAAATGGGTTCACAAGCACAAGTAATCACCTCCCAGTCTTAGAAACATGACAAAAAAAACACGTCCAGGTTCTAGAATTTTCGTTTCTACCAGTGATCGTAGCAAGCATTTGTTCATAAGATGCTACCTCCAACATTGATTCTATCCACTGTTTTATAGTAGAAGTCAGCTGTTCTTTCGCCCAAGAGACATTATCTAAAATGgcaccggaagaaatggcagcactTTTACGGgcacctaaccaattgtgctattacgTGTTTTTTatcacgttatttgtaacttattttgtacataatgtttctgccaccgtatcttacggcaaaaaagagcttctggatatcaggacagcaatcactcacctcggattagacaaagattttttcttcaacaagcaggactcACAGGATGTACTTCAGACACCCAACAAGGCCACAATCCTCATcattggcaagagaaagagacacaggtaCAAAGGACAAAgagcggggtgccttgtaaggatctgcCGACGGTCGAGTGGAAAACCTGCCTTTACCGTCCGTAGTActtgccaacgtacaatcattggacaataaattagatgaggtacgatcacgaatatcttaccaacgggacatcaaaaactgtaacatcttatgtttcactgaatcatggctgaatgacaacatggatattcagcttgcgggatatacgctgcaccggcaagatagaacagcacaaggggggggggtctgtgcatatttgtaaacaacagctggtgcacgaaatctatgGAAGTGTCTAGGTTTTGCCCGCATGAAGTAGAGtatatcatgataagctgtagaccacactatttgccaagagagttttcatcaatacttttttgtggctgtttatttaccaccacagacaaatgctggcactaagaccgcactcagtcagctgtataaggaaataagcaaacaggaaactgcACACCCAGAGACGGCGCTCCTAGCGGCCGGGGACTTtattgcagggaaacttaaatcagttttacctaatttctatcagtatgttaaatgcgcaaccagagggaaaataaattctagatcacctgtactccacacacagagatgcatacaaagctctccctcaccctccattcggcaaatctgaccacaattctatcctcctgattcctgcttacaagcaaacattaaagccggaagcaccagtgactcggtctataaaaaagtggtcagatgaagcagatgctaaactacaggactgttttgctagcacagactggaaaatgttccgggattcttccgatggcattgaggagtacaccacatcagtcactggcttcatcaataagtgtatcgatgacgttgtccccacagtgactgtacctaCATACCCCAAAcataagccatggattacaggcaacacttgcactgagctaaagggtcgAGCCgccactttcaaggtgcgggactctaacccagaagcttataagaaatcctgctatgccctatgacgaaccatcaaacatgcaaagcgtcaatacaggactaaggctGAATCGGacaacaccggctccgacgctcgtcttatgtggcagggcctgcaaactattacagattacaaagggaagcacagccgcgagctgcccagtgacacaagcctaccagacgggctaaatCACTTTTTTGATTGCTTCGAGGCCAGCAACACTgagacatgcatgagagcatcagctgttctggacgactgtagCCTacttgagtaagacctttaaacaggtcaacattcacaaggccgcggggccagacggattaccagtatgtgtactccgagcatgtgctgaccaactggcaggtgtcttcaccaAGTCCCTGATTGAGTTTAAAATCCCAACATgttaaagcagaccaccatagtccctgtgcccaagaacactaaaataatctgcctaaatgactacagacccgtagcactcacgtccgtagccatgaagtgctttgaaaggctggtaacgGCTCACattaatttgcataccgcccaaacagatccacagatgatgcaatctctattgcactccacactaccctttcccacctggacgaaAGGaaaacctacgtgagaatgctattaattgactacagctcggtgttcaacaccatagtgccctcaaagctcatcaataagctaaggatcctgggactaaacacctccctttgcaactggatcctggacttcctgacgggccgcccccaggtggtgagggtaggtaggaacacatccgccactctgatcctcaacactgtagCCCCACAGCGGTGCGtggtcagtcccctcctgtactccctgttcacccaaaaCTGCGTGGCCAggaacaactccaacaccatcattaagtttgccgatgacacaacagtggtaggcctgatcactaacaagacagcctatagggaggaggtcagagacctggccgggtggtgccagaataacaaacTATCCCTCAATATAAACATGACAAGGAAatgatagtggactacaggaaaaggaggactgagcacggccccattctcattgatggggctgtagtggagcaggttgagagcttcaagttccttggtgtccacatcaccaacaaactagaatggtcaaaacacaccacgacagtcgtgaagagggcatgacaaagcctattccccctcagaaaaCTAAACATATttgccatgggtcctcagatcctcaaaaggttctacaactgcaacatcaagagcatcctgactggttgcatcgctgcctggtatggcaactgctcggcctccgaacgcaaggcactacaaagggtagtgcgtacggcccagtacatcactggggctaagctgcctgccatccaggacctctacaccaggcggtgtcagaggaaggccctacaaattgtcataGACCCCAGCCactccagtcatagactgttctctactaccgcatggcatggcaagcggtactggagcgccaagtctaagacCAAAAGGCTTATCAACAGCtttaacccccaagccataagactcctgaacaggtaatcaaatggctacccagactatttccattgtgtgcccccccccctcctccccgctgctacactctgtttattatctatgcatagtaactttaactatacattcatgtacaaaATTTCTCAAAAAGCCTGACTAACCAGGGCCCTCGTACTATCTGGATTGTGTCCCGCCACgccccacccgccaacccctcttttacgctgctgctactctctgtttatcatacagttgtagtcggaactttacatacacttaggttggagtcattaaaactcgtttttcaaccactccacaaatttcttgttaacctgttagggctagggggcagcatttgcacgtctggataaaaaaaatgtacccgatttaatctggttactaatcctacccagtaactagaatatgcatatacgtattatatatggatagaaaacactctaaagtttctaaaactgtttgaatggtgtctgtgagtataacagaactcatttggcaggcaaaaccctgagacattttctgacaggaagtggatacctgatgtgttgtattacctttaaacctatcccattga is a genomic window containing:
- the LOC106607112 gene encoding hemoglobin subunit beta-1, yielding MVDWTDAEKSTISAVWGKVDINEVGPLALARVLIVYPWTQRYFGSFGDVSTPAAIMGNPKVAAHGKVVCGALDKAVKNMGNILATYKSLSETHANKLFVDPDNFRVLADVLTIVIAAKFGASFTPEIQATWQKFMKVVVAAMGSRYF